The following are encoded in a window of Penaeus vannamei isolate JL-2024 chromosome 17, ASM4276789v1, whole genome shotgun sequence genomic DNA:
- the NHP2 gene encoding H/ACA ribonucleoprotein complex subunit 2-like protein, whose protein sequence is MGKHKGEKQDGENLNESHINNGEEGELSYEEKLAFASIIAQPMASKKLAGRIYKLVKKASQHQGYLHDGLKEVQGKIRKGSTGIVIFAGDVSPIEVMCHLPAVCEEKDLPYIYTPSKQDLGTAMGRKRCSVMVLIREHSDYQDLYDKVLEEINKVPKVF, encoded by the exons ATGGGGAAACACAAGGGAGAGAAGCAGGACGGGGAAAACCTCAATGAAAGTCACATAAATAACGGGGAAGAAGGGGAACTGAGCTATGAGGAGAAACTCGCCTTCGCCAGCATCATCGCCCAGCCCATGGCGTCGAAGAAGCTGGCCGGGAGGATCTACAAGCTGGTGAAGAAAG cTTCTCAGCACCAAGGGTATCTGCATGATGGTCTGAAGGAAGTCCAAGGAAAGATTCGCAAAGGGTCAACAGG AATTGTGATATTTGCTGGTGATGTATCTCCAATAGAAGTAATGTGTCACCTTCCTGCCGTTTGTGAGGAGAAGGACCtgccatacatatacacaccatcCAAACAAGACCTGGGAACTGCAATGGGACGAAAGAGATGCTCAGTCATGGTGCTTATTCGGGAGCACAGCGATTATCAAGACTTGTATGATAAAGTTCTTGAAGAAATTAACAAAGTGCCCAAAGTATTTTAG
- the LOC113812749 gene encoding uncharacterized protein produces MELSPATIITMLVLCILLTMIAAACLCLLFCQRARSQARKEKVPFSCSPSSSSEKTSGTSVRLLGINAPLTPTATPPPAPTATRRATATPWKLRLLDVFPARSSVIEETGRKEVLVLHTRTQNLRLQKMAFRDSVVKAQDGTTECVPVAMHQRPDFSRMFGTASHSIPSLIFDPSGMTLNQSIADVHKQSGGQGASGEKSPSVLSSFLPVWSTTVLSSTSVVVSSTPVKV; encoded by the exons ATGGAGTTATCCCCAGCAACCATTATTACCATGCTCGTCTTGTGTATTTTGCTGACGATGATCGCTgctgcgtgtctgtgtttgttgttttgtcaAAGGGCGCGGTCGCAG gcAAGGAAAGAGAAGGTTCCTTTTTCGTGCAGTCCGTCCTCCAGCTCGGAAAAGACTTCGGGGACGTCAGTGAGACTTCTAGGCATCAACGCTCCACTCACGCCCACGGCCACGCCCCCGCCTGCGCCCACCGCCACCCGAAGGGCTACGGCGACGCCCTGGAAACTGCGGCTCCTCGACGTGTTCCCTGCCAGGTCGTCCGTCATTGAGGAGACCGGGCGGAAGGAAGTCCTGGTCCTCCACACGCGGACGCAGAACCTCCGGCTCCAGAAGATGGCCTTCAGGGACTCCGTCGTGAAGGCCCAAGACGGGACCACAGAGTGTGTCCCGGTGGCGATGCATCAGCGGCCGGACTTCTCCAGGATGTTTGGGACGGCCTCGCACAGCATCCCTTCGCTCATCTTCGACCCGTCGGGGATGACGCTCAACCAGAGCATCGCCGACGTCCACAAGCAGAGCGGCGGGCAGGGCGCATCCGGCGAGAAATCTCCGTCCGTGTTGAGCAGCTTTCTGCCTGTCTGGTCGACGACGGTTCTGTCCAGCACCTCCGTGGTTGTGTCCTCGACGCCGGTCAAAGTTTGA
- the LOC113812743 gene encoding alpha-(1,3)-fucosyltransferase C isoform X2, with the protein MALLQNVLPFAPTVVMRLCTGIAAAVVMLILLLYQSVPARHEYKPVRPLHDDAFLGTKGVEEEKRTPIWGEFRDLTFEPLLGAFREAAHNSTGPTPAFRSGAVPKFLLWSAPLDGSFWSAQTEDVREGRCPLPCAVTFDPAEVKEADAVVIYIRFLPRRPLQLPALEPRDPGQPWVALSFEAPPRANKNFYDDFRLLNGAFNRTMLYRRDADVVVPHGFVVGRGEEAALLPEVWHGPPVSEVPSRERKLAATFISNCKAESGRLDYIQKVQQYIPVDIYGKCGPLKCGHSMYVQDRYSPATDKCLRNTGMNYLFYFAFENSLCHEYVTEKLYNILYYPTVPVVFGAANYSTLLPPNSFIDARRFTPIQLASLLQRLSQSPKEYLKYHEWRQHYHVSLWGGQRSLCHLCVRLHDPAFYRSHVVQDFHSWFVNESRCGWK; encoded by the exons ATGGCCCTCTTGCAGAACGTGTTGCCTTTCGCTCCC ACCGTGGTGATGCGTCTGTGCACCGGGATCGCAGCAGCTGTGGTCATGCTCATTCTGCTGCTGTACCAAAGCGTACCGGCCAGGCACGAGTACAAGCCCGTACGCCCTCTCCATGACGACGCCTTCTTGGGCACaaagggcgtggaggaggagaagcgcaCGCCCATCTGGGGTGAGTTTCGCGACCTGACCTTCGAGCCGCTGCTGGGGGCGTTCCGGGAGGCGGCGCACAACTCTACGGGGCCGACGCCAGCTTTCAG GAGCGGCGCCGTCCCGAAGTTCCTGCTGTGGTCGGCGCCCCTCGACGGCAGCTTCTGGAGCGCTCAGACCGAGGACGTGCGCGAGGGCCGCTGTCCGCTCCCCTGCgccgtgacctttgaccccgcgGAG GTGAAGGAGGCGGACGCCGTGGTCATTTACATCCGGTTCCTGCCCAGGCGCCCCCTGCAGCTGCCGGCGCTCGAGCCCCGCGACCCCGGGCAGCCCTGGGTCGCGCTCAGCTTCGAGGCGCCGCCGAGAGCCAACAAGAACTTCTACGACGACTTCCGCCTCCTGAACGGCGCCTTCAACCGCACCATGCTCTACCGGCGCGACGCTGACGTGGTCGTGCCACACGGCTTCGTGGTCGGGCGGGGCGAGGAGGCCGCCCTTCTGCCGGAGGTGTGGCATGGGCCGCCCGTCTCCGAGGTCCCCTCCCGGGAGCGCAAGTTGGCGGCGACCTTCATCTCGAACTGCAAAGCCGAGAGCGGCCGCTTGGATTACATTCAGAAAGTGCAGCAGTACATTCCTGTGGACATTTATGGCAAGTGCGGCCCCCTCAAGTGCGGCCACTCCATGTACGTCCAGGACAGGTACAGCCCCGCCACGGACAAATGCCTGAGGAACACCGGCATGAACTACCTTTTCTACTTCGCCTTCGAAAACTCTTTGTGTCACGAGTACGTCACGGAGAAGCTCTACAACATACTGTACTACCCCACAGTGCCAGTGGTGTTCGGGGCAGCCAATTATTCCACTCTGCTCCCGCCCAATTCCTTCATCGATGCTCGGAGGTTCACGCCCATACAGCTAGCCAGTCTGCTCCAGCGTCTGTCGCAGTCGCCGAAG gagTACCTGAAGTACCACGAGTGGCGCCAGCACTACCACGTGTCCCTGTGGGGGGGACAAAGGTCCCTGTGCCACCTGTGCGTCCGCCTGCACGACCCCGCCTTCTACCGCTCCCACGTCGTCCAAGATTTTCACAGCTGGTTTGTTAATGAATCTCGCTGCGGTTGGAAGTAA
- the LOC113812743 gene encoding alpha-(1,3)-fucosyltransferase C isoform X4: MSVHENLMNTVVMRLCTGIAAAVVMLILLLYQSVPARHEYKPVRPLHDDAFLGTKGVEEEKRTPIWGEFRDLTFEPLLGAFREAAHNSTGPTPAFRSGAVPKFLLWSAPLDGSFWSAQTEDVREGRCPLPCAVTFDPAEVKEADAVVIYIRFLPRRPLQLPALEPRDPGQPWVALSFEAPPRANKNFYDDFRLLNGAFNRTMLYRRDADVVVPHGFVVGRGEEAALLPEVWHGPPVSEVPSRERKLAATFISNCKAESGRLDYIQKVQQYIPVDIYGKCGPLKCGHSMYVQDRYSPATDKCLRNTGMNYLFYFAFENSLCHEYVTEKLYNILYYPTVPVVFGAANYSTLLPPNSFIDARRFTPIQLASLLQRLSQSPKEYLKYHEWRQHYHVSLWGGQRSLCHLCVRLHDPAFYRSHVVQDFHSWFVNESRCGWK, from the exons ATGAGTGTTCATGAGAACCTAATGAAC ACCGTGGTGATGCGTCTGTGCACCGGGATCGCAGCAGCTGTGGTCATGCTCATTCTGCTGCTGTACCAAAGCGTACCGGCCAGGCACGAGTACAAGCCCGTACGCCCTCTCCATGACGACGCCTTCTTGGGCACaaagggcgtggaggaggagaagcgcaCGCCCATCTGGGGTGAGTTTCGCGACCTGACCTTCGAGCCGCTGCTGGGGGCGTTCCGGGAGGCGGCGCACAACTCTACGGGGCCGACGCCAGCTTTCAG GAGCGGCGCCGTCCCGAAGTTCCTGCTGTGGTCGGCGCCCCTCGACGGCAGCTTCTGGAGCGCTCAGACCGAGGACGTGCGCGAGGGCCGCTGTCCGCTCCCCTGCgccgtgacctttgaccccgcgGAG GTGAAGGAGGCGGACGCCGTGGTCATTTACATCCGGTTCCTGCCCAGGCGCCCCCTGCAGCTGCCGGCGCTCGAGCCCCGCGACCCCGGGCAGCCCTGGGTCGCGCTCAGCTTCGAGGCGCCGCCGAGAGCCAACAAGAACTTCTACGACGACTTCCGCCTCCTGAACGGCGCCTTCAACCGCACCATGCTCTACCGGCGCGACGCTGACGTGGTCGTGCCACACGGCTTCGTGGTCGGGCGGGGCGAGGAGGCCGCCCTTCTGCCGGAGGTGTGGCATGGGCCGCCCGTCTCCGAGGTCCCCTCCCGGGAGCGCAAGTTGGCGGCGACCTTCATCTCGAACTGCAAAGCCGAGAGCGGCCGCTTGGATTACATTCAGAAAGTGCAGCAGTACATTCCTGTGGACATTTATGGCAAGTGCGGCCCCCTCAAGTGCGGCCACTCCATGTACGTCCAGGACAGGTACAGCCCCGCCACGGACAAATGCCTGAGGAACACCGGCATGAACTACCTTTTCTACTTCGCCTTCGAAAACTCTTTGTGTCACGAGTACGTCACGGAGAAGCTCTACAACATACTGTACTACCCCACAGTGCCAGTGGTGTTCGGGGCAGCCAATTATTCCACTCTGCTCCCGCCCAATTCCTTCATCGATGCTCGGAGGTTCACGCCCATACAGCTAGCCAGTCTGCTCCAGCGTCTGTCGCAGTCGCCGAAG gagTACCTGAAGTACCACGAGTGGCGCCAGCACTACCACGTGTCCCTGTGGGGGGGACAAAGGTCCCTGTGCCACCTGTGCGTCCGCCTGCACGACCCCGCCTTCTACCGCTCCCACGTCGTCCAAGATTTTCACAGCTGGTTTGTTAATGAATCTCGCTGCGGTTGGAAGTAA
- the LOC113812743 gene encoding alpha-(1,3)-fucosyltransferase C isoform X1: MALLQNVLPFAPQTVVMRLCTGIAAAVVMLILLLYQSVPARHEYKPVRPLHDDAFLGTKGVEEEKRTPIWGEFRDLTFEPLLGAFREAAHNSTGPTPAFRSGAVPKFLLWSAPLDGSFWSAQTEDVREGRCPLPCAVTFDPAEVKEADAVVIYIRFLPRRPLQLPALEPRDPGQPWVALSFEAPPRANKNFYDDFRLLNGAFNRTMLYRRDADVVVPHGFVVGRGEEAALLPEVWHGPPVSEVPSRERKLAATFISNCKAESGRLDYIQKVQQYIPVDIYGKCGPLKCGHSMYVQDRYSPATDKCLRNTGMNYLFYFAFENSLCHEYVTEKLYNILYYPTVPVVFGAANYSTLLPPNSFIDARRFTPIQLASLLQRLSQSPKEYLKYHEWRQHYHVSLWGGQRSLCHLCVRLHDPAFYRSHVVQDFHSWFVNESRCGWK, translated from the exons ATGGCCCTCTTGCAGAACGTGTTGCCTTTCGCTCCC CAGACCGTGGTGATGCGTCTGTGCACCGGGATCGCAGCAGCTGTGGTCATGCTCATTCTGCTGCTGTACCAAAGCGTACCGGCCAGGCACGAGTACAAGCCCGTACGCCCTCTCCATGACGACGCCTTCTTGGGCACaaagggcgtggaggaggagaagcgcaCGCCCATCTGGGGTGAGTTTCGCGACCTGACCTTCGAGCCGCTGCTGGGGGCGTTCCGGGAGGCGGCGCACAACTCTACGGGGCCGACGCCAGCTTTCAG GAGCGGCGCCGTCCCGAAGTTCCTGCTGTGGTCGGCGCCCCTCGACGGCAGCTTCTGGAGCGCTCAGACCGAGGACGTGCGCGAGGGCCGCTGTCCGCTCCCCTGCgccgtgacctttgaccccgcgGAG GTGAAGGAGGCGGACGCCGTGGTCATTTACATCCGGTTCCTGCCCAGGCGCCCCCTGCAGCTGCCGGCGCTCGAGCCCCGCGACCCCGGGCAGCCCTGGGTCGCGCTCAGCTTCGAGGCGCCGCCGAGAGCCAACAAGAACTTCTACGACGACTTCCGCCTCCTGAACGGCGCCTTCAACCGCACCATGCTCTACCGGCGCGACGCTGACGTGGTCGTGCCACACGGCTTCGTGGTCGGGCGGGGCGAGGAGGCCGCCCTTCTGCCGGAGGTGTGGCATGGGCCGCCCGTCTCCGAGGTCCCCTCCCGGGAGCGCAAGTTGGCGGCGACCTTCATCTCGAACTGCAAAGCCGAGAGCGGCCGCTTGGATTACATTCAGAAAGTGCAGCAGTACATTCCTGTGGACATTTATGGCAAGTGCGGCCCCCTCAAGTGCGGCCACTCCATGTACGTCCAGGACAGGTACAGCCCCGCCACGGACAAATGCCTGAGGAACACCGGCATGAACTACCTTTTCTACTTCGCCTTCGAAAACTCTTTGTGTCACGAGTACGTCACGGAGAAGCTCTACAACATACTGTACTACCCCACAGTGCCAGTGGTGTTCGGGGCAGCCAATTATTCCACTCTGCTCCCGCCCAATTCCTTCATCGATGCTCGGAGGTTCACGCCCATACAGCTAGCCAGTCTGCTCCAGCGTCTGTCGCAGTCGCCGAAG gagTACCTGAAGTACCACGAGTGGCGCCAGCACTACCACGTGTCCCTGTGGGGGGGACAAAGGTCCCTGTGCCACCTGTGCGTCCGCCTGCACGACCCCGCCTTCTACCGCTCCCACGTCGTCCAAGATTTTCACAGCTGGTTTGTTAATGAATCTCGCTGCGGTTGGAAGTAA
- the LOC113812743 gene encoding alpha-(1,3)-fucosyltransferase C isoform X3: protein MSVHENLMNQTVVMRLCTGIAAAVVMLILLLYQSVPARHEYKPVRPLHDDAFLGTKGVEEEKRTPIWGEFRDLTFEPLLGAFREAAHNSTGPTPAFRSGAVPKFLLWSAPLDGSFWSAQTEDVREGRCPLPCAVTFDPAEVKEADAVVIYIRFLPRRPLQLPALEPRDPGQPWVALSFEAPPRANKNFYDDFRLLNGAFNRTMLYRRDADVVVPHGFVVGRGEEAALLPEVWHGPPVSEVPSRERKLAATFISNCKAESGRLDYIQKVQQYIPVDIYGKCGPLKCGHSMYVQDRYSPATDKCLRNTGMNYLFYFAFENSLCHEYVTEKLYNILYYPTVPVVFGAANYSTLLPPNSFIDARRFTPIQLASLLQRLSQSPKEYLKYHEWRQHYHVSLWGGQRSLCHLCVRLHDPAFYRSHVVQDFHSWFVNESRCGWK from the exons ATGAGTGTTCATGAGAACCTAATGAAC CAGACCGTGGTGATGCGTCTGTGCACCGGGATCGCAGCAGCTGTGGTCATGCTCATTCTGCTGCTGTACCAAAGCGTACCGGCCAGGCACGAGTACAAGCCCGTACGCCCTCTCCATGACGACGCCTTCTTGGGCACaaagggcgtggaggaggagaagcgcaCGCCCATCTGGGGTGAGTTTCGCGACCTGACCTTCGAGCCGCTGCTGGGGGCGTTCCGGGAGGCGGCGCACAACTCTACGGGGCCGACGCCAGCTTTCAG GAGCGGCGCCGTCCCGAAGTTCCTGCTGTGGTCGGCGCCCCTCGACGGCAGCTTCTGGAGCGCTCAGACCGAGGACGTGCGCGAGGGCCGCTGTCCGCTCCCCTGCgccgtgacctttgaccccgcgGAG GTGAAGGAGGCGGACGCCGTGGTCATTTACATCCGGTTCCTGCCCAGGCGCCCCCTGCAGCTGCCGGCGCTCGAGCCCCGCGACCCCGGGCAGCCCTGGGTCGCGCTCAGCTTCGAGGCGCCGCCGAGAGCCAACAAGAACTTCTACGACGACTTCCGCCTCCTGAACGGCGCCTTCAACCGCACCATGCTCTACCGGCGCGACGCTGACGTGGTCGTGCCACACGGCTTCGTGGTCGGGCGGGGCGAGGAGGCCGCCCTTCTGCCGGAGGTGTGGCATGGGCCGCCCGTCTCCGAGGTCCCCTCCCGGGAGCGCAAGTTGGCGGCGACCTTCATCTCGAACTGCAAAGCCGAGAGCGGCCGCTTGGATTACATTCAGAAAGTGCAGCAGTACATTCCTGTGGACATTTATGGCAAGTGCGGCCCCCTCAAGTGCGGCCACTCCATGTACGTCCAGGACAGGTACAGCCCCGCCACGGACAAATGCCTGAGGAACACCGGCATGAACTACCTTTTCTACTTCGCCTTCGAAAACTCTTTGTGTCACGAGTACGTCACGGAGAAGCTCTACAACATACTGTACTACCCCACAGTGCCAGTGGTGTTCGGGGCAGCCAATTATTCCACTCTGCTCCCGCCCAATTCCTTCATCGATGCTCGGAGGTTCACGCCCATACAGCTAGCCAGTCTGCTCCAGCGTCTGTCGCAGTCGCCGAAG gagTACCTGAAGTACCACGAGTGGCGCCAGCACTACCACGTGTCCCTGTGGGGGGGACAAAGGTCCCTGTGCCACCTGTGCGTCCGCCTGCACGACCCCGCCTTCTACCGCTCCCACGTCGTCCAAGATTTTCACAGCTGGTTTGTTAATGAATCTCGCTGCGGTTGGAAGTAA